Proteins encoded together in one bacterium window:
- the sbcD gene encoding exonuclease subunit SbcD, which produces MITIFHTADVHFGVENYGKIDAATGIHTRLLDFKNALEECVNKAVAENIDLFLLCGDAYKTAYPTPTQQKLLCSLLLKLHTAKIPVAIVIGNHDHPLSFGKANALDIFAYLPLDSFYVFSKPEAIKITTKNGPVQVVGIPWPTRNTLVANTEHRFKNNAEIATCLSEKVGHIINSLAQTLNPNLPAILAGHLTVSSGIFSGSEKCAIFGTDPIFLPSQLAISPFDYVALGHLHRYQNLNPKGFPPVVYSGSIERVDFGERKEDKGFCRVTIDKKAADKTECNVDFVHVNTRPMIQIEVKLTTLGNQTEQILDQLKKKNLTNAIVKIVYHVPEASTDTVDVLALQRACSKAMYLVGIFPKHTLATREHRAQLKVDMDLPTMLRNYFDEKKEIADRKELLIKKALELNETIQTSPTQE; this is translated from the coding sequence ATGATCACTATTTTTCACACCGCAGACGTACATTTTGGCGTTGAAAACTATGGCAAAATTGATGCAGCAACCGGCATTCACACACGCTTACTTGATTTTAAAAATGCGCTTGAAGAATGCGTTAATAAAGCGGTTGCAGAAAACATAGACCTCTTTTTGCTGTGTGGGGATGCGTATAAAACCGCATACCCCACCCCCACCCAACAAAAGCTTTTATGCAGTCTTTTGCTCAAACTGCATACAGCAAAAATTCCGGTTGCTATCGTGATTGGCAATCACGACCATCCACTCAGCTTTGGCAAAGCAAACGCATTGGACATTTTTGCTTATCTTCCACTCGATAGTTTTTATGTTTTTTCAAAACCTGAAGCAATAAAGATCACTACAAAAAATGGCCCCGTGCAAGTCGTTGGCATTCCATGGCCAACCCGCAACACACTGGTTGCCAACACCGAACATCGCTTCAAAAACAATGCTGAAATTGCCACTTGTTTGTCTGAAAAAGTTGGCCACATTATCAACTCACTAGCACAAACACTGAACCCCAATCTACCTGCAATTTTAGCGGGACACTTAACAGTAAGCAGCGGTATTTTTTCAGGTTCTGAAAAATGCGCTATCTTTGGTACCGATCCAATTTTTTTACCATCACAACTTGCCATCTCACCTTTTGATTATGTTGCTCTCGGTCATTTGCATCGTTATCAAAATCTTAACCCAAAAGGCTTCCCGCCGGTTGTCTATTCAGGCTCCATTGAACGCGTAGATTTTGGCGAGCGAAAAGAAGATAAAGGTTTTTGCCGCGTCACGATAGACAAAAAAGCGGCCGACAAAACCGAATGCAACGTAGATTTTGTACACGTCAACACACGACCAATGATCCAAATTGAAGTAAAACTGACAACACTAGGCAACCAAACAGAACAAATTTTAGACCAACTCAAGAAAAAAAATCTGACGAATGCTATCGTTAAAATTGTCTACCATGTCCCTGAAGCGAGTACTGACACCGTTGATGTTTTAGCACTACAGCGAGCATGCAGCAAAGCTATGTACCTGGTCGGCATTTTCCCCAAACACACGCTTGCCACTCGTGAACATCGGGCCCAACTTAAAGTAGATATGGACTTACCAACGATGCTGCGCAACTACTTTGATGAAAAAAAAGAAATTGCCGATAGAAAAGAGCTTTTAATTAAAAAAGCTCTTGAATTAAATGAAACCATACAAACCTCACCGACCCAAGAATAA
- the glmU gene encoding bifunctional UDP-N-acetylglucosamine diphosphorylase/glucosamine-1-phosphate N-acetyltransferase GlmU — MENTRINWNARAIVLAAGQASRFKTKKTKLLFNICGRSMILYPLKVLEDLNLPMTLVLGYQAEDVRKEIEKEGVAKTQFVIQQEQKGTGHAVACSEETWDQDDILILYGDTPLISKELIRTLLIEHQESKAIISFCSTLVLDASGYGRVIGYNDGIVRIIEEKDCTEEQRALNRINAGIYVMKKSFLKENIHHIKPSPVSGEIYFTHLINMASDQGLPVHVVNVPYDNVRGVNTLQELWSVEQIKRSEFIKHWMLQGVRFELAQSIHIDINVEIGAGSFIGTGVHLLGKTKLGEENTIGAFSIIENTITEDNVSIHSHSVIQDSTIHHNAHIGPFARLRNNVIIGAHAEIGNFVEIKQTTIGEKTKMKHLSYLGNATVGSGVNIGAGTVLCNYDGERKHPTTIEDNAFIGSNNTLVSPITIGKDSYTAAGSTITKDVPQDSLAIGRSKQVNKEGYAKKIREKLQKKTCLNNDQEDKKSLNFLGAVKTTNSEHNEL, encoded by the coding sequence ATGGAGAACACACGAATAAATTGGAATGCAAGAGCTATCGTTTTAGCCGCAGGCCAAGCAAGCCGTTTTAAAACAAAAAAAACGAAACTTTTATTCAATATTTGCGGCCGTAGCATGATTTTGTATCCACTCAAAGTTCTAGAAGATTTAAATCTTCCCATGACCCTTGTTTTGGGCTATCAAGCCGAAGACGTTAGAAAAGAAATAGAAAAAGAAGGCGTAGCAAAAACACAATTTGTTATTCAACAAGAACAAAAAGGAACTGGTCACGCCGTTGCTTGTTCTGAAGAAACGTGGGACCAAGATGACATTCTTATTTTGTATGGCGACACACCACTTATTTCAAAAGAATTAATTAGAACATTACTTATTGAGCATCAAGAAAGCAAAGCCATCATATCTTTTTGCTCAACGCTCGTTTTGGATGCTAGCGGCTATGGTCGCGTAATTGGTTATAACGACGGAATCGTTAGAATTATCGAAGAAAAAGATTGCACCGAAGAACAACGCGCTCTTAATCGTATCAATGCTGGTATTTATGTTATGAAAAAAAGTTTTTTGAAAGAAAACATTCATCACATAAAACCAAGCCCAGTATCCGGAGAAATTTATTTTACTCATTTAATCAACATGGCAAGTGATCAAGGACTTCCTGTCCACGTAGTCAATGTTCCTTATGATAATGTCCGTGGCGTTAACACACTTCAAGAATTATGGTCAGTTGAACAAATTAAACGATCAGAATTCATTAAACACTGGATGCTACAAGGCGTACGCTTTGAATTGGCACAAAGTATTCACATTGATATCAATGTTGAAATTGGTGCTGGCTCATTTATTGGTACTGGCGTACATTTGTTGGGTAAAACAAAACTTGGTGAGGAAAACACCATTGGCGCATTTTCAATCATAGAAAACACAATAACGGAAGATAACGTTAGTATTCACTCGCACTCGGTAATTCAAGACAGCACCATTCACCACAACGCACACATTGGACCTTTTGCACGTTTAAGAAATAATGTTATTATTGGAGCACATGCCGAAATTGGCAACTTTGTTGAAATTAAGCAGACAACCATCGGCGAAAAAACTAAAATGAAGCATCTTTCATACCTTGGCAATGCAACCGTTGGTTCAGGTGTTAATATTGGCGCGGGCACCGTTTTATGCAATTATGACGGCGAACGAAAACATCCAACAACCATTGAAGATAATGCATTTATTGGCAGCAACAACACCTTGGTATCGCCAATCACCATCGGCAAAGATTCCTACACCGCAGCAGGATCTACCATTACCAAAGATGTCCCACAAGACAGCCTTGCTATTGGTCGCTCAAAACAAGTAAACAAAGAAGGATACGCAAAAAAAATACGCGAGAAATTACAAAAAAAAACATGTTTAAACAATGATCAAGAAGATAAAAAATCTTTAAACTTTCTTGGCGCCGTAAAAACAACGAACTCGGAACATAACGAACTATGA
- a CDS encoding cupin domain-containing protein codes for MVDLDQRSILGIKYDQLVYVASKDWGHEEWIVNNAKYCGKKLVFNSGGRCSLHYHKIKEETFYVLSGKVYIELVDGDKKTNRVMEPGDTQHIVPGLWHRITALLPSEVMEFSTFHMEDDSYRIELAGVINVQDICL; via the coding sequence ATGGTAGATCTCGATCAACGCTCTATTCTTGGTATTAAATACGATCAGCTTGTTTATGTTGCTTCTAAAGATTGGGGGCATGAAGAGTGGATTGTCAATAATGCAAAATATTGCGGTAAAAAATTGGTGTTCAATTCCGGAGGTCGCTGCTCATTGCATTATCATAAAATTAAAGAAGAAACGTTTTATGTTCTTTCAGGAAAAGTTTATATCGAACTTGTTGATGGTGACAAAAAGACTAATCGTGTTATGGAGCCGGGCGATACGCAGCATATTGTGCCAGGCCTTTGGCATCGCATCACCGCTTTGCTACCTTCAGAAGTAATGGAGTTTTCAACTTTTCATATGGAAGATGATTCATATCGTATTGAATTGGCCGGTGTTATTAATGTGCAAGATATTTGCTTGTAG
- the psd gene encoding phosphatidylserine decarboxylase (Phosphatidylserine decarboxylase is synthesized as a single chain precursor. Generation of the pyruvoyl active site from a Ser is coupled to cleavage of a Gly-Ser bond between the larger (beta) and smaller (alpha chains). It is an integral membrane protein.), which translates to MSIMALWLKQIQKNNGVQFYNKGRLEIEQTERFALLNFLYTHPVGKVLRVLVRHRFMAKLLAIYQNSRFTKAKIQPFIDHHKISMNDFIVPEGGYRSFNHFFTRALKPGARLIDQRKNMMISIADAKLFVFEHLQREQDFLIKGCRFTLADFLKNDELAAQYEHGTMMVYRLAPYDYHRYHFPFNCFVQKNIVIHGFLESVNPITFATGLQPLVQNERHMITLQSDLFGDVLMIVVGAMFVGKIVSTHHENQAYKKGDEAGFFEFGGSTVVLLFKKNAIKVRADLIKNSAEVKETVVKMGEAVSE; encoded by the coding sequence ATGAGTATTATGGCCTTGTGGTTAAAACAGATTCAAAAAAATAATGGCGTTCAGTTCTACAATAAAGGACGCCTCGAGATAGAGCAAACCGAAAGGTTTGCTCTCCTTAATTTTTTATATACGCATCCGGTTGGCAAAGTACTGCGCGTGTTGGTGCGGCATCGTTTTATGGCAAAATTGTTGGCGATATATCAAAACTCTCGATTTACCAAAGCTAAGATCCAACCATTTATTGATCATCATAAAATTAGTATGAATGACTTTATTGTTCCTGAAGGCGGTTATCGTTCTTTTAATCATTTTTTTACGCGTGCCTTGAAACCTGGTGCTCGCTTGATTGATCAGCGCAAAAATATGATGATTAGTATTGCAGATGCCAAGCTTTTTGTTTTTGAGCATTTACAACGAGAACAAGATTTTTTGATTAAAGGCTGTCGATTTACGTTGGCTGATTTTTTAAAAAATGATGAATTAGCAGCTCAGTATGAACATGGCACTATGATGGTTTATCGCTTGGCGCCTTACGATTACCATCGGTATCATTTTCCCTTTAATTGTTTTGTACAAAAAAATATTGTTATACATGGTTTTTTAGAATCAGTTAATCCGATTACTTTTGCAACTGGTTTACAACCGTTGGTGCAGAATGAACGACACATGATAACCTTGCAGTCAGATCTTTTTGGGGATGTTTTAATGATTGTTGTGGGGGCGATGTTTGTAGGGAAAATTGTTTCAACGCATCATGAAAACCAGGCTTATAAAAAAGGTGATGAAGCAGGGTTTTTTGAATTTGGTGGTTCAACCGTTGTGCTGTTGTTTAAAAAAAATGCCATCAAAGTGCGTGCAGATTTAATAAAAAATTCTGCTGAGGTAAAAGAAACAGTAGTTAAAATGGGTGAAGCGGTGAGTGAATGA
- a CDS encoding ribulose-phosphate 3-epimerase: protein MMKIYPSLISCDVLNLASTLAALDSHVDGYHIDIMDDHFVPNLTWGPTLVNALAGATTKPLQMHLMVENPASWVTRLNLQKKDSFVFHREVVRYVQDGVKLIEELKKRDIKAGLALNPKTGVEQLEPFVSLLDEILIMSVNPGFSGQKFIESACDKVPALVAMRQQKNLKFNICMDGGIGASNICSLQQAGVQIVSVASAIFSSSNYCQALMNLYALLGKS from the coding sequence GTGATGAAAATTTATCCTTCATTAATTTCATGTGATGTTTTAAATTTGGCGTCAACGCTAGCAGCCCTTGATTCGCATGTTGATGGTTATCATATTGATATTATGGATGACCATTTTGTGCCTAATCTTACCTGGGGGCCGACGCTGGTAAATGCGCTTGCCGGTGCTACAACTAAGCCACTGCAAATGCATTTAATGGTGGAAAATCCTGCATCATGGGTAACGCGCTTAAACTTACAAAAAAAAGATAGTTTTGTTTTTCATCGCGAAGTTGTGCGATATGTGCAGGATGGCGTAAAGCTTATTGAAGAATTAAAAAAACGAGATATTAAGGCTGGGCTGGCCCTTAATCCAAAAACAGGCGTCGAACAACTTGAGCCATTTGTGTCGTTACTTGATGAAATTTTAATAATGTCAGTAAATCCAGGATTTTCTGGTCAAAAATTTATAGAAAGCGCGTGCGATAAGGTGCCTGCGTTAGTTGCCATGCGTCAGCAAAAAAATCTTAAATTTAACATTTGTATGGATGGCGGGATTGGTGCTAGTAACATTTGTTCATTGCAGCAGGCTGGTGTTCAGATAGTATCGGTTGCTTCTGCAATTTTTTCTTCATCAAATTATTGCCAAGCGCTTATGAATTTATATGCTTTACTTGGCAAATCTTAA
- a CDS encoding ATP-grasp domain-containing protein: MNISKKLRIGVLMGGMNLEREVSFNSGRTICDHLDTNLYDVVAVFQTYEGDLYLLPWHFLHRGKIADFVDRLNGEAEKISWDDLKYLIDFAYIAMHGRYAEDGILQGMLEVHNIPYLGAKIFASAAGMDKGFHKDLLKAHGLLVPAGIVIRGFQIATLNIETLMKRLGAEHVSLPCIVKPMHEGSSFGVSVVHEQVDLLNAIKKAAYVNQVAQDVIVEQKIEGMEFVCVSLQKNLNGSTEWFSLPLTQVIPEEGTEFFDYEQKYMPGRAAKITPAMCSEQDTQAIMRASERAAEVLGFRTIARIDGILADDGSVYFIDPNSLTGMGPATFLFHQAAEIGMSHAQLINFLIASELRAYGINTSLSLQKDESMVVNSQKVRVAVLLGGDSNEREISLESGRNVCYKLSSDKYEVIPVFVHESMKLFKLSQRMLIQNSTREISALISDDIQIAWSDLPTIADFVFIGLHGGKGENGAVQGALEMLKMPYNGSGVLASSLCMNKYQTNFLLKQKGFEVPHNYLLKVGEWFNKNQQEQEFFIEQLASSFSYPFIVKPSDDGCSVGVHKVANVSEACMAVDDVFSFGKQEVLIEECVRGMELTCGVYGNDDPIALPPSYSVAKDTVLSIQEKFLPGDGQNITPAPIDQQATTFVQQTLQDVYQVIGCKGYVRIDCFYQTAAQSPTGKQRVVILEINTLPALTPATCLFHQVAETGRKPMAFIDIIIELGFQLHGGKNMMHNVVKEEGCAQQSSLL, encoded by the coding sequence ATGAATATCAGCAAAAAACTTCGTATTGGTGTTTTGATGGGGGGTATGAATCTTGAACGAGAAGTTTCGTTCAATTCTGGCCGCACCATTTGTGATCATTTAGATACTAATCTTTATGATGTGGTGGCGGTTTTTCAGACGTACGAGGGTGATCTCTATCTTTTGCCCTGGCACTTTTTGCATCGTGGTAAAATTGCAGATTTTGTAGATCGGTTAAATGGAGAAGCAGAAAAAATTTCATGGGACGATTTAAAATATCTGATTGATTTTGCTTATATCGCTATGCATGGCCGTTATGCTGAAGACGGCATATTGCAGGGTATGCTTGAAGTGCATAACATTCCTTATCTGGGTGCCAAAATTTTTGCCAGTGCTGCAGGTATGGATAAAGGATTCCATAAAGATTTGTTGAAAGCTCATGGCCTTTTGGTTCCAGCGGGCATTGTAATACGTGGTTTTCAGATTGCGACACTTAACATTGAAACGCTGATGAAGCGTTTAGGTGCTGAGCATGTTAGCTTGCCGTGTATTGTCAAGCCGATGCATGAGGGCTCAAGCTTTGGGGTTTCTGTTGTTCATGAGCAGGTGGATTTACTAAATGCTATAAAAAAAGCGGCGTATGTTAATCAGGTTGCTCAAGATGTTATTGTTGAGCAAAAAATAGAGGGCATGGAATTTGTTTGTGTGTCTTTACAAAAAAATCTTAATGGATCAACCGAATGGTTTTCGTTGCCATTGACGCAAGTTATCCCCGAAGAAGGAACTGAATTTTTTGATTATGAACAAAAGTATATGCCCGGTCGTGCAGCAAAAATTACACCGGCCATGTGTAGCGAGCAAGATACGCAAGCGATTATGCGCGCCAGTGAGCGAGCGGCAGAGGTGTTGGGGTTTAGAACGATTGCCCGTATCGATGGTATTTTAGCAGATGATGGTAGTGTTTATTTTATAGATCCAAACTCATTAACGGGCATGGGGCCTGCTACTTTTCTTTTTCATCAAGCAGCAGAAATTGGTATGAGTCACGCGCAGCTGATTAACTTTTTAATTGCCAGTGAATTGCGCGCTTATGGTATCAATACATCTCTGTCTCTTCAAAAGGATGAAAGTATGGTAGTAAACTCTCAAAAAGTTCGTGTTGCGGTATTGCTGGGTGGGGATTCAAATGAGCGTGAAATTTCGCTCGAATCTGGTAGAAATGTTTGTTATAAACTTTCGTCAGACAAATACGAAGTGATTCCTGTTTTTGTGCATGAATCGATGAAGTTGTTCAAGCTTTCGCAACGCATGCTTATTCAAAATTCAACGCGTGAAATCAGTGCGCTTATTTCCGATGACATACAAATAGCCTGGTCGGATTTGCCAACAATAGCGGATTTCGTTTTTATTGGTTTGCATGGCGGCAAGGGTGAAAATGGGGCAGTACAGGGTGCGCTTGAAATGCTTAAAATGCCATACAACGGTTCTGGTGTTCTTGCTAGTTCTTTGTGCATGAATAAATATCAAACCAATTTTTTGTTGAAGCAAAAAGGATTTGAGGTTCCTCATAATTATTTACTTAAAGTTGGTGAGTGGTTTAACAAAAACCAGCAGGAACAAGAATTTTTTATTGAGCAGCTAGCTTCTTCTTTTTCTTATCCATTTATTGTTAAGCCATCAGATGATGGTTGCAGTGTGGGTGTTCATAAAGTTGCAAATGTTAGCGAAGCGTGTATGGCGGTTGATGATGTCTTTTCTTTTGGTAAGCAGGAAGTGTTGATTGAGGAATGCGTGCGTGGTATGGAATTGACGTGCGGGGTTTATGGTAATGATGATCCAATTGCATTACCGCCTTCATATTCTGTTGCCAAGGATACGGTATTATCGATTCAAGAAAAATTTTTGCCTGGCGATGGTCAAAATATTACCCCGGCGCCCATTGATCAGCAAGCGACAACCTTTGTGCAGCAAACATTACAAGATGTTTATCAAGTTATTGGGTGCAAAGGTTATGTGCGTATTGATTGTTTTTATCAAACGGCGGCACAAAGCCCAACCGGTAAACAGCGTGTGGTGATTCTGGAAATAAATACCTTGCCAGCATTAACTCCTGCAACCTGTTTGTTCCATCAAGTAGCAGAAACTGGCCGTAAGCCAATGGCTTTTATTGATATCATTATTGAACTTGGTTTTCAATTACACGGTGGGAAAAATATGATGCATAATGTGGTCAAAGAAGAGGGATGCGCTCAGCAATCGTCTTTGTTATAA
- the priA gene encoding primosomal protein N': MFVFVQLFSGFAKTLTYKVPQHLHTKPLLHKLIRVPLRNTIVTALVIGSTKKLSQTDSFEIREIIDVINLPEDSTYHTFVETISTFYFLKPLFFYRRLQSFFLEKQEDETLPDLSKLPAKTITLTAAQKAVVDYVEPQISQGFYCPTLLHGVTGSGKTEVYKRLIEAAISQGKSVILLLPEVALSMQFERKLKQQLVNISIFGFHSTTKPEEKRAVWQAVMEQKPFLLIGVHLPILLPFANLGLIIIDEEHEAGFQEKKHPKLNSKELALWRAFIYKIPILLGSATPSLTSLYQVQQKRWTFFQLKERFSGTFPTIQQVNLVQQKQARAHFWITSELEHAITQRLFKKEQVIIYLNRRGYSFFIQCKGCGHIPQCPNCSVSLTLHLGKKLKGEKNIHTSLEGHSSFFSCHYCSYTKPTFLSCPSCKASESSLLKKGIGTQQIVLMLQKLFPQAVVARADLDTSSKKRLWHETVTNFEQGKIDILVGTKTITKGYHFPNVTLVGILWADLNLNFPQYNAHEISLQQLIQVAGRAGREHKPSTVIVQVMHDHDIFSYTNEIDYLTFAQHELAIREQTLYPPFYRLVQLELQHANELQVENDAQKLAEQLSDECIKFGLEVIILGPTYPLIQKIQKIEIRHIYLKSKTFKEVHQLLENIDLHDFKSNVYPTFSH, translated from the coding sequence ATGTTTGTCTTTGTTCAACTTTTTTCAGGATTTGCCAAAACACTGACCTACAAGGTTCCGCAGCACCTACACACCAAACCACTTCTCCATAAACTCATTCGTGTTCCTTTGCGCAATACTATCGTAACGGCATTGGTGATAGGATCTACCAAAAAACTTTCTCAAACAGATAGCTTTGAAATCAGAGAAATAATCGACGTAATCAACCTTCCCGAAGATTCTACATATCACACTTTTGTTGAAACGATCAGTACCTTTTACTTTTTAAAACCTTTATTTTTTTATCGACGACTTCAAAGCTTTTTTCTGGAAAAACAAGAAGATGAAACACTGCCAGACCTTTCAAAACTTCCTGCTAAAACTATTACTCTAACCGCTGCACAAAAAGCAGTGGTAGACTACGTTGAGCCACAAATTAGCCAAGGCTTTTATTGTCCAACTCTCTTGCACGGCGTTACCGGATCAGGCAAAACAGAGGTATACAAACGACTCATCGAAGCAGCAATAAGCCAAGGGAAATCAGTCATTTTACTCCTGCCAGAAGTCGCATTGAGCATGCAATTTGAACGCAAGCTCAAGCAACAATTGGTTAATATTTCAATTTTTGGCTTTCATTCAACGACCAAGCCAGAAGAAAAGCGCGCGGTCTGGCAGGCCGTTATGGAACAAAAGCCTTTTTTGCTTATTGGCGTACATTTACCCATTTTGTTGCCCTTTGCAAATCTAGGCCTCATTATCATTGATGAAGAACATGAAGCCGGCTTTCAAGAGAAAAAACATCCCAAACTCAACAGCAAAGAACTTGCGTTGTGGCGGGCATTTATTTATAAAATTCCCATCTTACTAGGCTCGGCAACCCCTTCCCTGACCTCTTTGTACCAAGTACAACAAAAACGCTGGACATTTTTTCAGCTCAAAGAACGATTCTCAGGGACTTTTCCAACCATTCAACAGGTTAATCTTGTTCAACAAAAACAAGCACGTGCACATTTTTGGATCACATCAGAACTCGAGCACGCCATAACACAACGCCTCTTCAAAAAAGAGCAGGTCATTATTTATTTAAATCGCCGCGGATATAGCTTTTTTATTCAATGCAAGGGCTGCGGCCATATTCCGCAATGTCCTAACTGCTCGGTGAGCCTTACGCTTCATTTGGGCAAAAAACTAAAAGGTGAAAAAAATATACACACCAGCCTTGAAGGACACTCTTCTTTTTTTTCTTGCCACTACTGCAGCTACACCAAGCCAACTTTTTTATCATGCCCCAGCTGCAAAGCATCTGAAAGTTCGTTACTTAAAAAAGGCATCGGCACCCAGCAAATCGTACTCATGCTCCAAAAGCTTTTTCCACAAGCTGTCGTTGCCCGAGCAGACCTTGATACCAGCTCAAAAAAACGCCTGTGGCATGAAACGGTCACCAATTTTGAGCAAGGAAAAATAGATATTTTGGTCGGCACTAAAACCATCACCAAGGGCTACCATTTTCCAAATGTTACTCTGGTCGGCATCTTGTGGGCCGATCTCAATCTTAATTTTCCGCAATATAACGCCCATGAAATATCGCTCCAGCAACTTATTCAAGTAGCAGGGCGTGCCGGGCGTGAGCACAAGCCAAGTACCGTGATTGTCCAAGTTATGCACGATCATGATATTTTTAGTTATACCAACGAAATCGATTATTTAACGTTTGCCCAGCACGAGCTTGCGATACGCGAACAAACGCTCTACCCACCATTTTACCGCCTTGTTCAATTAGAATTACAACACGCCAACGAGCTCCAAGTTGAAAACGATGCGCAAAAACTTGCTGAACAACTCTCGGACGAATGTATTAAGTTTGGGCTCGAAGTTATTATTTTGGGACCTACCTACCCACTTATTCAAAAAATTCAAAAAATAGAAATTCGTCATATTTACCTAAAAAGCAAAACATTTAAAGAAGTTCATCAATTATTAGAAAATATAGATCTTCACGATTTTAAAAGTAATGTTTACCCGACCTTTAGCCATTAA
- a CDS encoding C39 family peptidase, with product MSKFITPNDYHQEKDTIIWEQKTHKKFNELIISWNAKRPQTGKITFWVSTKHAHWSPWHRLAEWGSDYQLTFVNKLNRYVHTTHVRSEMQRGHLAQGFRIKAVFQHGAQKSNLHALFACCSNLNDFKTWKKPFLKPSTLVTSVPRQSQMNLSHNRARDLCSPTSLSMIVRYIANKFARPQKKSLHDDAISLAEKVHDNGYLDIYGNWILNVAQAYDSCQHAFYRVERMNSFESLYQYLQKKIPVAVSVRRLKGGATPYANGHFLVIVGWDRAKQSVLCIDPAFDENHATFKSYPLKNFIKSWGLSKNLAYTPLLKSMFKKQRP from the coding sequence TTGTCAAAATTCATCACTCCCAACGATTATCACCAAGAAAAAGACACGATCATTTGGGAACAAAAGACGCACAAAAAATTTAATGAGTTGATTATTTCTTGGAATGCTAAACGACCACAGACCGGTAAAATTACTTTTTGGGTAAGCACCAAGCACGCTCATTGGTCCCCCTGGCACCGCTTGGCAGAATGGGGATCTGATTATCAACTCACGTTTGTTAATAAACTCAATCGATATGTCCATACCACTCACGTAAGAAGTGAAATGCAACGAGGCCACCTGGCGCAAGGATTTCGCATAAAAGCAGTTTTTCAGCATGGCGCACAAAAAAGCAACCTGCATGCTCTCTTTGCCTGCTGTTCAAACCTCAATGACTTTAAAACATGGAAAAAACCTTTTTTAAAACCTTCTACCCTGGTCACATCCGTACCACGGCAATCGCAAATGAACTTAAGCCATAACCGAGCCCGCGACCTATGCTCACCAACTTCTTTAAGTATGATTGTCCGATACATCGCCAATAAATTTGCTCGCCCACAAAAAAAATCTCTCCATGATGACGCCATCTCACTGGCAGAAAAAGTTCATGATAATGGCTATCTCGATATTTATGGGAACTGGATTTTGAATGTTGCACAGGCTTATGATTCATGCCAGCATGCTTTTTATCGGGTAGAACGTATGAATAGCTTTGAAAGTTTATATCAGTATCTGCAAAAAAAAATTCCGGTAGCAGTCAGTGTCAGACGCCTCAAGGGTGGGGCCACCCCCTATGCCAATGGCCACTTTTTGGTTATTGTTGGCTGGGATCGCGCCAAGCAATCGGTCTTATGCATAGACCCTGCTTTTGACGAAAATCATGCAACCTTCAAATCATATCCTCTCAAAAATTTTATCAAATCCTGGGGATTATCAAAAAATCTTGCCTACACGCCATTACTCAAGTCAATGTTTAAAAAACAACGACCATAA